From the Halomonas sp. MCCC 1A13316 genome, the window AAATGGCAGGTCTCGGGCTTGACGATGCAGGTATCGCACTGGGCCAGCTTCTTGAAGCAGGGGTAGCAGTAACCTTGGGCGAAGCTCTTCTTCGTCGCCCGGCCGCAATGGGTACAAGCGATCGCTCCGGTCCAGGTCAGCCGCAGGGACTGGCCGAGGCGCGTATTGAGGTCGAGCCGGTGCTCGCCGGCGCGCAGCGTGTATTTCACTGACCCACCCTGCTCGCCCGGCGCGATGGTCATCTTGCTCAGGCAGCCCTGCACCGAGGCAGCGGCTTCGATACGGTCGAATTCAGTCACGGCATACTCAGTCACGAGCGGCATCCCGGGCTAACTCCGCCAACTCGGGCGGCACGTCGCTCCCATTGCTGGCGCTGCCGCAGGTACGCTGCTGCAAGTAACCGACCCGCTGCTCTTCAGGCACATGGTTCTCGTGCTCGTAGCGAATCACCGCCTCGAGGCAGAGTTCGGTCTGCTCCGCGGTCAGCATACGGCCATCGGGCCATTTGCGCAGCGCCACCGCCTGCTTGAGGCTGTCGTAGATGGCCGGCGTCATCTGCCGGATCATGCGCTCGAAGGTCATATCGCTCATACAAACTCTCTTGATCAAAGGCGGCGGGCACGGCTCGAATAATACCACCCCAACAGCAGCCCCACGACCAACCCACCCAGGTGTGCCTCGTTGGCGACGTTGCCGAAACCGACCGCTTCAGCCATGTCGGTCATGGTGAAGACCATCCAGCCGAGCATGAACACCACCAGCATCTGCGGCACGAAGAAACCGCTACTCGGCACCCGGCGCGACATCAGCCAGACATAGCCGAGCAGGGCGAAGTCGACGCCCGACATGCCGCCGAACAGCGCGGTACCGGTGGCGTACTGGGCGAGGTTGGCGCCGATACCCGCCCCCAGCAGAATCATCAGCATGCGCCCGCTGCCCTGCAGCGTCTCGACCTGGCGTCCGAAGTACCACAACCACATCATATTGAAGATCAGGTGCATCCAACCGAAGTGCAGGAAGGCCGGCGACAAGAATCGCCACACCTGCCCCGAGGCCAGCACATCGGTCAGGTTACCGAAGGCCAGCCCGCCGCCAACGATGGCGACTGGCACGACGGTCAGCATGGCCACCACGATGTCGCCGAGCACGGACATCAGCGCAAACACCAGCAGCGAAATACCCAGCGCCGCGGCCGTGACGGGTGCCTGGCGCAGGGAAATAGCCAGTGAGGCACCGCTCACCGAACGCTGGCGGCGCTCCGGCATGATCCGCTCGCCGCGCTGCCAGCGCGTCAGTAGCCGTATCATCGCATCATGCTGAGCAGGGTCGGCGAGCCACAGCACCTGCCCCTCCGTCTCCTCAGTGAAGCGATGCCCGATTCGGTGAGCCCACAAGGCACGACGCAGCTCGCTGGTGTCCGTGTCGTGGGGAAACAGCATGATTCGGTACATGAAATCTTCCTGAACCAACCTTTTGAAAGCATCTTGCGCTGCAGCGGTGCTTTTCTCAAATTCGGCTCACGGCGCACATAAAAAATCCGGCGGAAGGGGGCCGCCGGATAAGAGCAAGGGATCATTCAAGGGAACACCTATTAAGATGGGCATAGCGAAAGGAAGTTCAGGGCGACAGCAAAAAAATGTTGTAAAAGTTTGTAACGCCATGCTCAATCAAAATCGATTTCCCAAGGCCTCGGCCTGGCCGCCTCCTCTTGGGGCACCCGAACCCAGACGAAGTGATTGGCGTCGAGCCGTTTTTCGCCACTCCAGCGATAGGCCACCAGACGCCCGAACTTCACCGCGCTGTAGTCCAGGCAGGCGATATTGGCCGTCGGCAAGGCCGGAATGCCCTCGCACCAGTAGTGGCCGATGAACAGCGGCGACTGATCGAGACCGTAATACGGCAAACGTGCACGCTCGGCCGCTGTCAGCTCGCGTTCCTCCAGGTCGTCGGGCAGATTGTCGGGCTGGAAGATCACATCACCCCAGGTGCGTGGCTCTCGCGCCCAGAAATGCGCCCTGAAGCTGCGCCGGGTGAAACCATCCCCAGAGTGAATTTCCACGCCTGGCGGCAACGGTAGATGCACGCCGCGGGTCAGGCGATCGAAGATGCGATAGGCCAGCGTATCCGGCGCCACGGACTGCTGCAGGAAGGGTTCGTCGATGACGCCTCCGGGGCACTCGTGATTCAGCGCGTCGACCAGCGTCTGGTCCCAACAGGCGTGGACCACTCGAAACTCACCGAAGTCCAGATACAGCGGCATCTCCATGAACCAGGACAAAGTCTCGTCCCACTCGGCCGGGTGATCGCGGTACTGGTCGAGGGTCTCCTTGATGATGCGGTTGTGACGCGGCGAGTGCTCGCGCAGCCACTCGCGACCATGCTGGCGAGGCGCACGATGACAGTAGGCCAAGGCATTGTACTCATGGTTGCCCATGACGATATACGCCTCGCCCTCCTCCACCATGCGCCGGGCGATAGTGACCGCCAGGCGAATCCGCGGGCCGCGATCGATCAGATCTCCCAGAAACACGACCCGCCGCCGCGGATGCCGGTAGACGCCGCCACGCTGGTGATAGCCGAGCCGCTCCAGCAGAGCCGCCAGGGTCGCCCCGCAGCCATGCACGTCACCAATCAGGTCGTAGCCCTCTATCGCCGCCTGCCTCACGTCAATCCCCCAGCCGATTGCTCCAGCCCAGCTTGCTGCGCAGGACCTCGTAAAAGTTATGACCGAGAGGATGTGCCAATTGCACCCGCTGAGGCTTGCGCTTCACCACCAGCACATCGTCGGGCTTGGCCACGGCACGTGTCTGGCCGTCACAGCTGATATGGGGATAGGTCTGGTTAGTCTCGCCGATGTGAACGTGGATCTCGCTGGCGGCATCGATGACGATGGGCCGGCTCGACAAGGTATGGGGGAACATCGGTACCAGCTCGATCACGTCCAGCTTGGGATGCATGATCGAGCCGCCCCCGGACAGCGCATAGGCGGTGGAACCGGTGGGCGTGGCCATGATCAGGCCATCGCTGCGCTGGCTGCAGACGAACTGCTTGTCGATGAACAGTTCGAACTCGATCATGCGCACTGCCTTGCCCGGATGCAGCACTACCTCGTTCAGGGCATCGCCGCTGCCCACCAGAGTACCGTCGCGGTACAGCTCGGCATCGAGCAGGAAGCGTTCCTCGACTTCGTACTGGCCGGCGAGTACCTGACCGACGCGCTCCTCGATCTCGTCGGGCGAGATATCGGTGAGAAAGCCCAGCCGCCCCCGATTGACACCCAGCACCAGAGTGCCGCTGTGACACAGCGTGCGAGCGGCCCCGAGCAGGCTGCCATCGCCTCCCACCACGATGACGAGATCGCAAAGCTCGCCCAAGGTGCGCCGGCTGGCTTCGGGATGGCCATGGTCGAGCAGCACGGTGGCGGTGCGGTCCTCGACGATGACATGTAAGCCACGCTCGTCGAGAAAGCGCAGCAGGCGCTTGAGGGTCTCGACCACCTTGGTACTGCCCAGGCGGCCGATCAGACCGATATTCTTGAACCCGCCGTGCTCTTTTTGCATGCCCTGGCCTCTCGGATCGTCGGCGCTCATTATGAAGGCTGGGTTCAGGGCGGGCAAACGCGACTCACGCTGTGACTGGCGCCCGGCGACGCAGCCACCACTCGTTGAGTAACAGCGAACCGACGATGATTGCCCCTCCCAGAGCCAGCCGCACCAGATCGGCATCGCGGTTCCAGATCACCAGATTGACTGCGAGCCCGGCGGGGATCAGAGCGTTGTTCATGATCGCCAGCGCCCCGGCGTCGACCCGTGTAGCGCCCAGGTTCCAGAAGAAATAGCCGAGGCCCGATGCTACCAGGCCCAACCAGGCCAGCACGCCCCACTGCACACCGGTACTCGGCAACGCGGCGGGATTGCCTAGCAGGGCGAAGGCCGGCAACACCACAATCAAGGCGCCGAGGTAGAACCAGGCAAAGACGCTGTGGCGCGGCAGTTCGGCAGGCAGCGTCACGGAGAGCCGCCGATACCCCACCTGCCCCAGCGCAAAGCAGATGTTCGCCCCCTGTACCACCAGGAAACCGAGCCAGAAGCCGCTGTCGAGACCATCGTAGCGAATCACTGCTGCGCCCAGCACTGCCAGGGCGGCGGTGAGCAGGTAGAACGGCGTGAAGCGGCCAAACAGGGCGTCGTCGAGCAGCGTCACGTAGAGCGGCGTGAAGATGGTGAACAGCAGCACTTCCGGTACCGTCAGCAGCAGGAAGGACTGATAGAAAAAGATGTACATGATGCCCAGCTGCACGGCGCCCAGCCCCATCAGGGCGAGCCGCTGGCGCCCTACCAGCAACGAGGGTCGCAGGAACGGCAGGAACACCAGCGCCGCCAGCGAAACGCGCATGAGGACTGCGAAGTAGCTATCTACCTGGCCGGCCAAGTAGACGCCGATCAGCGAGAACGAGAAGGCCCAGAGCGCGGTGACGCCGATGAGATAGCCCACGGTTAACCTCTTTGATCACGAAAGTTGACGGGCATTATACCGGCATGGCGCTCCGCTTCAACGCATCGATGCAGTGAAGCTCAGCTAGGCCGTGGCGCTGCGGAGCCTAGCGCCTCGCCAGGCAGATCAACGACATGCTCGCCGCGCTCGCGCCGCGTGGTGGCGAAGTACTCGGCGAGCCGAATATCGGCCTGGTCGCCGAACAGGATCGAGCAAGCCTCGCGTAGCCCGGGGGATTGGCGCATCGCCTCCTCGTGGACCACCAAGGCTATCTTCGAGCGCCGGCGCAGGAAATCCTCCAGCCGCGTGATCATCTCGCGCCGCTTGGCATAGCGCAGCTCGCAACGCAGGTACTCGGTGCCCTCGATCAGGACCTCGGCCTGTCGCGGGTTCTCGCGAATCTCCTCGAGCATCTCCAGCGCATGGGTACCATAGCGCCGCCATAATCGGCTCGACAGCGGCTCGGAGGCATCGGCTGCGGTCATGTCGTCGAGATGCATCAGCTTCGCCTGATGATGGAACTCCCGGCGCACCTGATCGGGCGGTTCACCGTACCAGCGATGCTGCGGGTACGGTACCTCGATCCCCATGCCTCCAACCGCCGCGACGACCTCCTCGCCCACGTTGAGGCAGTCGGTGAGCTTGCCGCCGAAGATGCTGAGATGGGCATCGCGCTGATTGAGATCAATGGCATGCTTGCGCGATAGCTGCAGGAAATCTCGCTCGCCACCGCCCCCCGCCCTGACCACCAGAGGACGCACACCGCAGCGAATGGAGATGATGTCCTCCTTGCCCAGCGGTCTGTCGAGTTCGAGACGCTTGTTGATATTGTCGAGCACGAAGCGAATATCGGCCTCGGTCGCCTCCACCTCGGGCTGCTCGACGCGTGTATCGGTGGTACCGATACATGTCCTCGGCCCCATGGGGATCACGAAGAACAGCCGGCCGTCATCGGCAAAGAACGCCAGCACCCGCTGGCTGTCGGTCAGCCGCGGCACGATCAGGTGGATACCCTTGGAATAGACATGGCGATGTTCGGTGGCCTGGCCGGTCAAGCCGTTGTGCTCGTCGACCCACGGGCCGGCGGCATTGATCAGAACCTTCGAACGGATTGCGATATCGTTGCCGCCGATTACGTCGCGTGCCCGAGTGGTCCAGAGACCGCCCTGACGCTCCGCGCCCAGCGACTCCACGTAGTTCACAGCCACGCCGCCGTAGTTGAGTGCGCCGCGAACGAAGTTGAAGACGAAGCGTGCATCATTGTCGTGAAGGTAGGCATCAGAATACTCGAAGCCTCCTACGGCATCGCGGATGTCGATGATCGCTTCGCTGTCACGGATCGCCTGCGGCGGGAGGAAGCGCGGAATGCGGGTAAAGCCGTTGCCGATCAGCCAGTAGAGCCAGGCCCCGGCCCACAGGTAGCGTGGATGATAGCGAAAGCCGCGTGTAATGGTGGTCAGGAAACGGATCTCCTGTACCGTGGCGGGATAACTCCTGATCAAGTGGTTACGACTCTTGCATAACTTGCGCACCAGCGCGAAGTCGCGGCTCTCCATGTACTTGATACCGCCCCACACCAGATTGGAGGAGTGCATGCTGGTGCTGCCGGCGAAGTCTCCGCGCTCGATCAGGGCGACCCGAACTCCCTTGCCGGCCAAGGCCGCCGCCGCCGAGGCGCCGTTGATACCGCCGCCAACGATCAGAACGTCGAAGACCTCATCGTCCAGCTTGTCGATATTGCTGCTACGCAGTTCCATGTGCGGACCTTTTACAAACAAAAGCCCCGCTCGGCGAGCGCCGAGCGGGGCCTGGAATGACCCGGACGGGCTACCGGAAACACGTGTTTCGTTGCAAGCCCGGCAAACTTGCGCCGGACCTGAGCCGAGTCGGGCGCCTTGCCCGATATCGACGTTTTATTGACGTGTACCGGCGGCCATCCACTCCTCCATCATCTGGTCGTAGGGCACAGTGGTTCCCTGCGGCATCTCGTTTTCCAGCTCGGCCTTGGGCGAGCCCTCCTGCGACAGCCAGTACTCCGGATCGCGCTCCTCGTTGAGCAACGGCGGATAGGACTCGAACACGTTGGCCCGCGCCAGGCGCGACATGATGTTGTCGAGTTCCCCGGCCAAGTTGTCCAACGCCTCTTTGGGGGTCACTTCGCCGCTGACCGCGGGTGCCAGGTTCTGCCACCACAGCGGTGCCATACGCGGATAGTCCGGCACGTTGGTCGAGGAAGGCGTCCAATTGGACTCGTTGGGGCTGCGGTAGAATTCCACCAAGCCACCCAGCTTGGGCGCCATCTCGGTCATCTGCTCGGAGAAGATGTCAGATTCGCGAATGGGCGTGAGGCCGGCCATCAGCTTCTCCAGCGAGACTGTCTTGGCGGTTGAGAACTGAGCGAACAGCCAGGCCGCGGTGCGCCTATCCTCGGGCGTGGAGTCGAAGAAGGTCCAGGAACCCACGTCCTGGTACCCCACCTTCATGCCCTCTTCCCAGTATGGCCCGGTGGGTGATGGCGCCATGCGCCACTTGGGGTTGCCTTCTTCGTCGGTGACGGGCAGCCCCGGGTCGGTCATGTCGGCGGTAAAGGCGGTGTACCAGAACATCTGCTGGGCGATGTTGCCCTGGGCGGGCACAGGCCCGGCCTCGCCGAAGGTCATGCCCTGCGCCTCGGGCGGCGCATACTTGTCGAGCCACTCGACCATCTTGGTCACGGCGAACACCGAGGCCGGCGAGTTGGTCGCCCCACCGCGACTGACGCTGGCGCCCACCGGACGGCTCTCTTCGTCGACGCGAATCCCCCAGTCGTCCACCGGGTTGCCGAACGGCACCCCGGGGCTGCCCATGCCGGCCATCGAGAGCCAGGAGTCGTGGAAGCGCCAGCCCAGCGAGGGGTCACGACGTCCGTAATCCATGTGGCCATAGATCTGCTCGCCGTCTATCTCACCCACGTGCTCGGTGAAGAACTCGGCGATGTCCTCGTAGGCGGTCCAATTGGTCGGCACGCCCAAGTCGTAGCCATAGATCTCGCGGAACTGCTCCTGCAGATCCTCACGCTGGAACCAGTCGTAGCGGAACCAGTAGAGGTTGGCGAACTGCTGATCGGGCAATTGGTAGAGGTTGCCATCCGGCCCGGTGCCGTACTGCAGACCGATGAAATCATCCAGATCGAGCGTCGGCAGCGTGTAGTCGGCCCACTCGTTCTCCATCGCCTCGTTCAGGTTGATGGTGGTCCCGTAGCGAATATGCGTGCCGATGGCGTCCGAGTCGTTGACGTAGCCGTCGTAGATGTTGCGCCCGGTCTGCATCTGGGTCTGCATGTTGTCTACGACATCACCCTCGCCAATGATGTTGTGGGTGACCCGGATGCCGGTGAGTTCCTCGAAAGCCGGTGCCAGCACGTCGCGCTCCCAGACGTGAGTCGTGAGGCCCTCGGCGACGGTATTGATCTCCATGTCGCGAAATGGCTCGGCGACCTTGGCGAACCACAGCAGCTCCTCGATCTGCTCCTCGCGCGATAGCGTCGAGTTCTGAAAATGCTCGTCGACGAGCCGTTCGGCGATCGCGCGCGCATCGTCGGATTGGGCGTGCAGGGCACCCGAGGCAAGCAGAAGACTGCCCGCCAGTGCCGTCAGTTTTAACCTGTTGTTCTTCATGTTGACCTCGTTCTGCGTGTGGTCGTCATCCTTGACATGGTTATCGTCCGTACTGCCTTGGTTCAGCCCCAGCGCATCAGCACCAGCAACCAGAGGACGGAAATCCCCAGGGCAAACCAAATCGAGAGCTCGGTAAAGCCGACCGTCACCAGGTGGATATAGGCGGCCGAAAGCAGTCCGATGAAGAGCCGATCTCCGCGGGTCGTGGCGATCGGCAGAAAGCCACGCCGCTCCACGGTCGGAGAGACCAGCTCCCAGGCCGTCATGCCGAGCAGTATGGCGGCGATGACGGAGAAGAAGATTGCCGTGGGCAGGGTCCAGACCATCCAGTCCATTGCGGTTTCCTCCCGTTCAGGTCCGGCCCAGGGCGAAGCCCTTGGCGATGTGATTACGCACGAAGTAGACCACCACGATGCCAGGAATGATGGTCAGCACGCCGGCGGCGGCCAGGGTGCCCCAGTCGATACCCGACGCCGTCGAGGTGCGTGTCATGATCGAGGCGATCGGCTGGGCATTGGTGGCGGTCAGAGTGCGGGAGAGCAGCAGCTCGACCCACGAGAACATGAACAGGAAGAACAGCGTTACCCCGATCCCCGAGCGGATCATAGGCAGGAAGATCTTCACGAAGAATGCCGGGAAACTGTAGCCATCGATGTAGGCGGT encodes:
- a CDS encoding YeaC family protein; translated protein: MSDMTFERMIRQMTPAIYDSLKQAVALRKWPDGRMLTAEQTELCLEAVIRYEHENHVPEEQRVGYLQQRTCGSASNGSDVPPELAELARDAARD
- a CDS encoding rhomboid family intramembrane serine protease, which gives rise to MYRIMLFPHDTDTSELRRALWAHRIGHRFTEETEGQVLWLADPAQHDAMIRLLTRWQRGERIMPERRQRSVSGASLAISLRQAPVTAAALGISLLVFALMSVLGDIVVAMLTVVPVAIVGGGLAFGNLTDVLASGQVWRFLSPAFLHFGWMHLIFNMMWLWYFGRQVETLQGSGRMLMILLGAGIGANLAQYATGTALFGGMSGVDFALLGYVWLMSRRVPSSGFFVPQMLVVFMLGWMVFTMTDMAEAVGFGNVANEAHLGGLVVGLLLGWYYSSRARRL
- a CDS encoding metallophosphoesterase gives rise to the protein MEGYDLIGDVHGCGATLAALLERLGYHQRGGVYRHPRRRVVFLGDLIDRGPRIRLAVTIARRMVEEGEAYIVMGNHEYNALAYCHRAPRQHGREWLREHSPRHNRIIKETLDQYRDHPAEWDETLSWFMEMPLYLDFGEFRVVHACWDQTLVDALNHECPGGVIDEPFLQQSVAPDTLAYRIFDRLTRGVHLPLPPGVEIHSGDGFTRRSFRAHFWAREPRTWGDVIFQPDNLPDDLEERELTAAERARLPYYGLDQSPLFIGHYWCEGIPALPTANIACLDYSAVKFGRLVAYRWSGEKRLDANHFVWVRVPQEEAARPRPWEIDFD
- a CDS encoding NAD(+) kinase, with the protein product MQKEHGGFKNIGLIGRLGSTKVVETLKRLLRFLDERGLHVIVEDRTATVLLDHGHPEASRRTLGELCDLVIVVGGDGSLLGAARTLCHSGTLVLGVNRGRLGFLTDISPDEIEERVGQVLAGQYEVEERFLLDAELYRDGTLVGSGDALNEVVLHPGKAVRMIEFELFIDKQFVCSQRSDGLIMATPTGSTAYALSGGGSIMHPKLDVIELVPMFPHTLSSRPIVIDAASEIHVHIGETNQTYPHISCDGQTRAVAKPDDVLVVKRKPQRVQLAHPLGHNFYEVLRSKLGWSNRLGD
- a CDS encoding carboxylate/amino acid/amine transporter; the protein is MGYLIGVTALWAFSFSLIGVYLAGQVDSYFAVLMRVSLAALVFLPFLRPSLLVGRQRLALMGLGAVQLGIMYIFFYQSFLLLTVPEVLLFTIFTPLYVTLLDDALFGRFTPFYLLTAALAVLGAAVIRYDGLDSGFWLGFLVVQGANICFALGQVGYRRLSVTLPAELPRHSVFAWFYLGALIVVLPAFALLGNPAALPSTGVQWGVLAWLGLVASGLGYFFWNLGATRVDAGALAIMNNALIPAGLAVNLVIWNRDADLVRLALGGAIIVGSLLLNEWWLRRRAPVTA
- a CDS encoding glycerol-3-phosphate dehydrogenase/oxidase encodes the protein MELRSSNIDKLDDEVFDVLIVGGGINGASAAAALAGKGVRVALIERGDFAGSTSMHSSNLVWGGIKYMESRDFALVRKLCKSRNHLIRSYPATVQEIRFLTTITRGFRYHPRYLWAGAWLYWLIGNGFTRIPRFLPPQAIRDSEAIIDIRDAVGGFEYSDAYLHDNDARFVFNFVRGALNYGGVAVNYVESLGAERQGGLWTTRARDVIGGNDIAIRSKVLINAAGPWVDEHNGLTGQATEHRHVYSKGIHLIVPRLTDSQRVLAFFADDGRLFFVIPMGPRTCIGTTDTRVEQPEVEATEADIRFVLDNINKRLELDRPLGKEDIISIRCGVRPLVVRAGGGGERDFLQLSRKHAIDLNQRDAHLSIFGGKLTDCLNVGEEVVAAVGGMGIEVPYPQHRWYGEPPDQVRREFHHQAKLMHLDDMTAADASEPLSSRLWRRYGTHALEMLEEIRENPRQAEVLIEGTEYLRCELRYAKRREMITRLEDFLRRRSKIALVVHEEAMRQSPGLREACSILFGDQADIRLAEYFATTRRERGEHVVDLPGEALGSAAPRPS
- a CDS encoding ABC transporter substrate-binding protein, whose translation is MKNNRLKLTALAGSLLLASGALHAQSDDARAIAERLVDEHFQNSTLSREEQIEELLWFAKVAEPFRDMEINTVAEGLTTHVWERDVLAPAFEELTGIRVTHNIIGEGDVVDNMQTQMQTGRNIYDGYVNDSDAIGTHIRYGTTINLNEAMENEWADYTLPTLDLDDFIGLQYGTGPDGNLYQLPDQQFANLYWFRYDWFQREDLQEQFREIYGYDLGVPTNWTAYEDIAEFFTEHVGEIDGEQIYGHMDYGRRDPSLGWRFHDSWLSMAGMGSPGVPFGNPVDDWGIRVDEESRPVGASVSRGGATNSPASVFAVTKMVEWLDKYAPPEAQGMTFGEAGPVPAQGNIAQQMFWYTAFTADMTDPGLPVTDEEGNPKWRMAPSPTGPYWEEGMKVGYQDVGSWTFFDSTPEDRRTAAWLFAQFSTAKTVSLEKLMAGLTPIRESDIFSEQMTEMAPKLGGLVEFYRSPNESNWTPSSTNVPDYPRMAPLWWQNLAPAVSGEVTPKEALDNLAGELDNIMSRLARANVFESYPPLLNEERDPEYWLSQEGSPKAELENEMPQGTTVPYDQMMEEWMAAGTRQ
- a CDS encoding DUF2160 domain-containing protein yields the protein MDWMVWTLPTAIFFSVIAAILLGMTAWELVSPTVERRGFLPIATTRGDRLFIGLLSAAYIHLVTVGFTELSIWFALGISVLWLLVLMRWG